A region from the Branchiostoma floridae strain S238N-H82 chromosome 9, Bfl_VNyyK, whole genome shotgun sequence genome encodes:
- the LOC118422190 gene encoding uncharacterized protein LOC118422190 encodes MDAVTFKCLTNLKDFATAFPDQADLVARLEKLRAPIIGPEDPRIRVICHSECWINNIMFKHAGDEPIDARLVDWQSSMYLPPSSDLALLFVCNTGWDVFHNHRDDILAHYHHKLQEILGPNESLGLQSYTLDQLEADFKADCRYGVFQRFLHLPVLPLDSGLVRMLKEIKQWGVI; translated from the exons ATGGATGCAGTAACCTTTAAATGTCTGACCAACCTAAAGGACTTTGCCACAGCTTTTCCTGACCAGGCAGACCTTGTAGCTCGCTTGGAGAAGTTACGCGCCCCAATCATCGGCCCGGAGGATCCGAGGATCAGAGTGATTTGCCATTCTGAGTGTTGGATCAATAACATCATGTTTAAG CATGCAGGAGACGAGCCCATTGACGCAAGGCTGGTGGACTGGCAGAGTTCGATGTACCTGCCGCCAAGCTCTGACCTGGCTCTCCTGTTCGTGTGTAACACCGGTTGGGACGTTTTCCACAACCACAGGGACGACATACTGGCTCACTATCACCACAAACTACAGGAGATACTGGGTCCGAACG AGTCCTTGGGTCTGCAGAGCTACACGCTGGACCAGTTGGAGGCAGACTTCAAAGCCGACTGTCGGTACGGGGTGTTCCAGCGTTTCTTACACCTGCCGGTTCTGCCTCTAGACTCAGGTCTGGTGAGGATGCTGAAGGAGATAAAGCAATGGGGAGTTATCTAA